The following is a genomic window from Bombus vancouverensis nearcticus chromosome 15, iyBomVanc1_principal, whole genome shotgun sequence.
GCTATTTCTACAAATGAAATATTCACGGGGACTATACAGGATTCTCAGTGAAATCCAACTACCAATGGTATCTACTCAGGCTTCGGTAACGTTACGAAGTAACGCTAATACCCTTGCATACGGACAAGTCGTTGGTGAAAAAATAAATCTGCAAATATTGGGTTCGTTGGGGAAAGAAAGCAGTCGCCTGAGCCGCGGACAATCGACTATTGACAATGGTCCAGGCGATGGCGAATTTCGCGACCTACGGCACAAACGCAACGTTCCAACGTTACTAACCATCGATTGTCCGTATCCCGAGCGAGAGAAGCAACGAACAAACGTGGGAGAGACGCGCAGCGAGAAATACAGAGAATGGGAAATTAACGAAGCTAGAAAAGAGGGAGACGGATCGGGTCGGCTCGACTCGGGTAATCGCAGGGCGAGCGTCAGAGTGGGAACGAGGACTGAAACGAAAGGGCTAGGCTATCTCGGCTAGATGCCGCATTTCCATGACGGCGTCGATGAGCCGAGAACGATCGCGGCTATTCCATTTTCCATTCGAGTGGATCCGCTCGCTTAATCGATAGTTACAGCGCAGACACGCCCGGCGCTAGCTGCGATAACTCGGTCAGCGTAAGCACGAGACTCGACCAGGTCAGCGAGCCAGATGCAAACTCATTTCGCGACGTTATCGACGGTCGGCCAGACGCGATAGCGGTTATCAGTACCGTTTCGTGAGATTTAACGAGACACGCGGAAAGGTCGCGCGGAACCGGAGGAATCGCGCGAGTCGTGCACCCCGAAATTATAAAAGGGTGCATGCTGTCTTTGTCTTTCTGTTATCTCGCGAGTACAACCTCCAAAACAAACGCGTGGAATTCGATTTTAAGATTAACGGTGATATGCTCGCGACGATCTTGATAATCGGTAGGATCACGTCGATCCGTGGTCAAGTACAGTAATTAAAGGATTAATCGTACCAGCGGTAGGTATCAGATCCGCGCCGTGCTCACGGCATTATCGTTCGTCCCACTTCCGCTTCGTTACACCTCCAACGGATCGAACCCCGTAGCATTTGTCAACCATATGAATAGCAACGCGTAAATAATTTACACGGTCGAACGATTGATGTATATTACAGCTGATTCGATGTGTCGTGCTCTAAGGACGGACTCGCTCAGGTGGTCGACGAGGATCAGCCAGGGGACAGATGGAATTTCTTTCGCGTGAATTTCATAAAAGCATACACGTACGAATAGTTACGACGACCATTGCGATGAAAGCATTCGGAACGTCTTCGAGTTTTCAGAAATTGGTTAAACTTTGACAATTAAATAGGACATAAATTATGCGATGATTGAACGCGGAGCAAAAATAAGTCGCTTGATATTTGTTTCGCGCTGTTCCAGAGAAACGGAGACATTTTTCTGTGGATGAAATAGCATAAATTGCGGAAGTTGTTTGCTGCGAGATACGTCGatatttttattgttcgatCGAGAACGATACCGTTTAAAGATAGAGATggcaaaatatttaaaagattgGATTAAAAGGTGAGGAATTTCAGAAACAACGTCAGTTTGGAATTATTCGAGAATATTAAAGATTATCTCTCAACGCATATGTAGAGTGTAAATGGTTTGGTAGCTCTACATACAGTAGCGGTAGTGAAATTTATCGAGCTAATTTCGGCTAAATAGCCATTTCACTAACTCGCAACGCACAAAAATCAATGTTGCTACGATTAAACTCGGCCGATTAAACCCCTGTTTTCAACGTGAACTTTTAATTCCTTGGTACAGGATTAATCGCCAAacttaaaaatcattttatctaattcaagaaaaataatattttgcataaaaatacGTGTTACGTTCGtcgataatttttataaatcagATGCTTGATATTTCTGTTATACTCTATTTGCACGTTTTGCTTGCGGAAGATGTAAAAAATATACGACACGGAATAAAGAATTGCTGGATGGAACAACGTATTAAGCCAATGGCTACGATTAGCGATCGGTTGACTGTAATAAACGAACGCGAATAGTTTTCAAATAGCAACGAAATAACGAGACGAGTAGATTGGTAACGAGAAATGAACTGAAAACGATCGAGCTTGGTACGTTCGATCGTATAACCGGTTAACTTACTAAAGTTATTGTAATCATCTATATATTTGATACCTGTCAACATATATTCGCATATTTTCGCAACGATGCTTTCTCGCATCTGCCATTTATAAATTTCGTTCGTGCATTGTACATTGAACACTGAACACAACGAATAATCAAACCGTGCACGTAGCATTTTAAAATTCGATAACTGTAAAGCAAAATAAAGGTCGTGAATTTTGATTATcgaattgaaaattaatagcggTAAATATTGGAATTTCTTACCAACGAATAACATAATGGGATCTGGTATAATAGGATACAAGATATCGTTCCGAATTATAATTATGATAAATGAATCAGAGTGTAAACGAAATTCTTCGCGTATCCTCGCGTTAGAAATTCTTATCCTTATAATAGGAATATGATGCCTCCGTGGTGGAAATGTTCGATTTTTAAGGGTTAGAACGACTGTGTacttaaaaattcgaaaatattcgtcCTCGTACGAATTCTATGAAAATTCATCGTAGTACATGTAAAATCCGCTGCTCGTTCTAATTTACAGCTCAATTAAGTTCGATCTGTTAAAAAGAAACCGAAAAATTGATTATCAATTAACATAATGGATGCAAATTGATCGTTGTTTCCACTGGTAGAAAATATCGTGAGTTTCGCTAACGTGAATGGACGTGGTCTTTATTTACGGTTGGGCATCGGTTGATAATCGTTTAAATGGCGATTAAACGAAAACTCGTCGCCGGGGTTGTACGCGAATAAATTGAACGAGGGCGCGGCCGCACGCGGACGCATTCATTCGCGACCAAATTACATGCTCGTTCGCCGAATAATCGATGTTTCTAGTTGTCCATGACATCGTTAAAACGACACGTTTTGCTGATGCTCCGACGGAGAAATAATTGGCGCGCGAGAACAGTCCACGTTCAGCCGTATGAATTTATGAACAACCTAGCGGAGCGTTACAATGGCGCGCGGTTATTCTTACGCGCAGTCGCGATGTATTTTCGCAGCCAATTAAAATTATATCGCAGTAACAAGTCACATGTAACTGTCCGGTAAAATGAGATCGCACCCCGGCCTCCCAGGTGACGACGATAATGAAGGAAAATTTATTGAGATGAACGAGCGCGAACGTTCGCGGGAACACCGCGACAATCCCGCGTACGGCGTGCTTCCAGCTTGATAACCAGTATCCTTTTAACAGTTATCTATCGCGAAGTTTCTCGAACACGACGGAGCCACGATGATATCAagccttaattcttcttccttcttcttcgttcGCCTTTTCCTTCTCCCGCGAAATACGATTATCGACGGCCAAAAGGAAATTTATCTACGACAATGGATTATTACTGGCGGTTTTCAGCCAGTGTACCGTACAAATTTTGGAAACGTGGAATATTTGACGATTTATTTAGAGGCACCGATCGCTTTTCCTTTAAATCGtcaaatggaaataaaaataatcgtcCGATGCGAATACCCTGTATCGAAAGACTAGACGACTACAAATTACAAAAAACGATCAGAAACCTATATATTCGTTCGTGTCCTGTCGCAAAACTATCCATAAGTCCGCGAAATTCGTTCGACGAACACGCGCCACTGAAACAAATGGTGTGTCTACGCCTGCTAATTAAAGCCATTGAAAAGGGCATCGTTGCTATAAATAATATCCAGTCGAAAGCTCTATATATAAAACGATAGAACGATTCGCTGCAAACATTTGCCTACGATTTGTTACGCTGCAACCCGTTCATCGTAAAACATCGTGGCTGTTTTGGATTTCAATCGTAACCGCCTGCAGCCTGCAACGAAACGTTGTTCGTGGATTAATACGATTTTCCCTGTCGTGGCCGTCAACATTGGTCGACAACGTGCACCAGTAACCATAGTCGTACCTGCACCTGTATCCGTACCTACCCGGTGCTCGTATCCATATCCGTGCCAGCACCCATACCAGCTTTCACAATCGCCTCCGCATCCGCCAACCTATCACGAAGCGACGCGATTACTTTTCAGTTTCAATCGCGACCACCCGAGGCTTGTTTTCATATCGATCGCTACCGATGCAGCCTTCGAACGCGTCCAGCAATATCGTCGTTACACTTTGACGCTTATGTTTGGCGTTACGACATCACTATGGTAACTTGATGTACCGTTCGACGTTATGTGTTTGCTTTTGCTTCGTTGGACGTATTCGAGTTCTATTCGCGAAACCTACGGATTTCCTGCGTATAGATTTCCGGTTAATCGGCGAGAAACCTGCGGTACGTTATTTCGCAGTCAGTTACTCGAATGATCGATTAGGAAATCGTTAACATATGCACGCGTACGCGTATGTGAAACAGTGTAGGTTCTAAGGTGGTTCGTCACTCGAAAATTGTTAAAAACGTGTCGTCCAAATGAAAGGAAATAAGAACAAAGGAAAGTATTCTGTCACTTTGCGATTAATGCCGATTAACGTTGCGTTTAGCAATATCGTACGATGTGAATTAGTACGAAGGGAAAAAGTAAATTCCTTACGTCGAGCTTCTCTTATTTCAGAGTGATCTTCCTTGCGCTATTTTGAATACgctattttgaaataaaatatcgtttcGTTTGATCGATGCTTGACGTATAATATTTTACTCTGTGTATTgtctttcttaattttatcaCACGAAGGATTCGAAAATACCTCATAAATCGAAGATAATGTACAAAAAGTTGTGTGAAAATGTAATCTAAATTCTCGAAATTCTCGAGTCATGAGACACGTGCTTTCACAAACTCAACCCGATTCGCATTTCAGATTCTCGCACATCTCCATCTACCTGATATCTTACATCAGTTATCAGAAGAAACGTGTagaaagaatatttaaagaatatttaactTACAAATAACTATAACGATATATTTTGTCGAATCTTTCACCAAACAAATttagtaatttaatatattacgcACGCaaacataataattaataatttcacatCGTATTTCCAGTAAATTCgtaacgataaaataataagaaataataacaGTTCGTCTATCGTTTTAAAACGCCATTTGTCCTGCCAGTCTCTCGTTTACATGATCGAGTTATACTCTGAGCGACCGTACTCTTCGAGAAAGATTTCCATAAAAATCCGCACGATCTGGTCAATACCCTTCCAATCCATAGGATCTGAGATACGGTAATCATGTGAATTTGTATGCGAGCCGAGGTACATGTGGATGCAAAATGTAAAGATTCGAAAGATTCTTTATGTTGGATCTACTGTATAAAAATCTCGTTTGCGCGCAATGACATTTCAGAagcaaaagaaagaagagaaaaccaCGTTGACACGAAAAAGGTAAAGGAAGATCGAAAAGATGCCAATTGATTTATACGGCCTTGTGTATAGTCCGCCATGTCGGTCAGTTCTACTACTGGCAAAAGCGATTGGAGTCCACTTGAACCTGAAAACGGTTTCCCCCATGAACGGAGAACATATGAAGCCTGATTTCCTAAAGGtccgtttgattttgtaatcaTATAACGGTAGAATATTTTTGGGAAAGATTTCTCgcgaaatatattaaaaattgatgaTTTACTATAACAAAAACGTAAATAATAGCGCTGCATCTATTTAGAACAAATAGAACAAATTGAAAATGTCTTACGGTTTCTGCcataaaattaaaggaaatacgtATGTAGTATTAATAATATGAGTAACTAAATCATGGTTGACACCTAAATACTAATAATAGTAAGCTGATTTTATTTAATCGAAGAGTCGTCTATATAATGTTATGTACTTCGATAGGATTTACATTCCCATCTTATCGATGAAACAAAGACGTTCGTTTTAATAATGCATGGCTTTCTTATTCGCCGTGTATTTACACAATTATTACGCTTTTTAGCTAAATCCTCAGCACGTGATACCGACGATAGACGATAACGGATTCATTCTGTGCGAAAGGTATGCAACGATTATTTATCATCCGCGTGAATTCGTTCGTAATGTCGTGCTTACAGTCGGCCAATTATGGGATATTTGGCGAGCAAGTACGCCAAAAATGACTCTTTGTACCCAAAAGATCCGAAAAAGAGAGGCATGGTGGACCAAATGCTATACTTTGACGCCGGCTCGCTTCACGAGAACATGATTAAATGCTACGTACGTATACTCtctaatatttttattgccGTAATTATTcgtatcatatatatattacatcgTGAAATATTAGTATCCAGTAGCGTTACATGGAGCACACTCCCTGAACGAGGAAGACGTACAAGCCGTAGAAAAATCATGCGAATTGTTGAACACGTATCTGGAGAATAGAGAGTTCGTTGCCGGTGATACTCTTACCATCGCTGATTTTGCCATCCATACGACTATTTGCATTTTGTTGGTAAGTGTGTAGGCATCCGAAAAAGCATCACGTAATCGAATAATCGATTTACGTAATGAAAAATAGAATTAGATATATAGCGTGTATATCGATACTGGGGAAAtgaaaacaaaaatgaaatttgatatttaaGTAACTGGCGAAAGAAAACCACGACCCCTTACCGATTGCTTTCTGGAGCAATAGCGAATTTCTACGTTGTAGAAAATGTACAAGTAACAAGtaaagcaaagaaaaaaaatgtctCGACAAAAGAGACTCGCAGGGTTGAAAGTGACTCTTTGACATCAAACGGTTCGTTTCACGTTAATTGACGTTGAAGTTAGGATAAAAAGcagcaaaaaaagaaacataatgCACTCTGTCACACGAGCTTTGATCGTTTAACAATACATCGAACTTTATCTTGATTCCCATTAAGCCGCTATAACAGAAAGTAGGTTATTCCGAGATTACGCTAAATTACAAATCTCGTTGTAATTTATAACTTAGCGGCAATTATAGATAacgaaatatgtataaataactTGAAAAGAATAGTTTTActatttacattttaatattcAACGAAAACGTATGCTTCTTTGTGTAATGTAACTTTCAATTCCGTTAAATGATATTACGTGCCAATAATGTTTTCATTCGACAGAGTAGCGATTCTGTTTCAGTTAATAAATTCCGTCCGTTTTCATTTTCTTGCTCCGTCTAACTAGTCTGTAAAAAATATCGTAACTATCATTTTACGGAACGTTATTCTCGCTCGCTTTTAAACGTCTGCTCATAGAAATGGAAGTAGAAACGCGTTATATCGTAAACGTAGCTGGAACCGTACTAACAGTATACGGTCGATATTATAAAAAGGTTGAAAGATGAAATATCATCAACTGGGTGTAATATATTTTGTTGACAGTGCTTCGACTTCGATATTGGTCGATACGACAATGTGGCTGCCTGGTACAATCGTTGCAAGCAACTCCTGGATAAATTCGGTTTCGAGGATGTGCACGCCCCTGGGACAAAAATGTTTACCGAATTGTATCAGGCGAATTTAGGAAAATCTAGTTAACTCCGTGGTTGTAGAATACAATGATAGAACCGTGAACTCGATGCTCGTATACCGATGATCGAGATTAGACATGAAACCTATTCCATCGTTTCGTAAATCATCGTTTCGTTTAACGAGAACCTTGTCTCGTTAAGAATAATTTTCACCAAAAAAGGTATTAAAATCATcgattatttattatagcttAAATCGAAAGACAAATATAATTAAGTAACGagtatatcgataaaatacaACGGTTATTTTCCAATCCTCCCTTTCTTCTTGTAACTTATAATAAGCTATTAGAACTATAAACAAATTTGTTTGCGCCACACcaattattttatatctatCAATTACTATAAATACGTACAATAACGATAATTAAGATATATTACCGATAAATCAAACGCTACAATTTCATGATATCTATATCGTACAACGTAGCGAACGTTTCACCTGGTTGCCTTATATCATCTTTAACGCGCAACATCCATCAGTTATCGATTATCTCGTAACATATTATTCGCGTGCTTGTCATAACCTTTCCGAAATTTATTTATCTACTTGTCTGCAGCCTGATTTCAGCAAACTATACTCTATCAGATTCTATGATTAGCACGTGGAGTTGGAACTACGATTCGTCTTCGACAATCCGGAAATCCACGTGGAATCGAGACTCGTCTTCTGCAATTAGATAAACATTTCTACTGACGTTTGTGGTATCGATCTTTCGATGACAACACGATATTCGCGCGTCGTTTATAAAGACACTCCTCGCGACGACTGACTCGGTTAGATAGTTTGTAATTATAGCGATGTGCTGTTGAAAAGTACATAGTTAAATTTGCCTTGCGTGTTCTGGTACTTCTCCCAATACCTTTATATCTATTCCGATTATTTGTCGCAAATCAACCGACTGAAGTTTCCAGCACGGCAGCTAGAGAGTTTCGGTTCATTTCAACGGCTTTCGTTTCGTAGTAGAATCCGTTTATCGATCACGTCCAAATATTGTTTTCGGTGAAACACACGGTTCGATTAGGTAGACACTCGACGCGAAATTTAATCGACTCGTAGTGAAGGATCACTCGTCCTATGAAACGTACATCTACGCTACTGATTGCAACCGAACTGAATTCGCGAGTAAAGTTTACCGAATAAGCTGAATATTCATTTTAGAGAAACTTAGAAATTCTTTTCCTTTGAAATCACTCGTACAAATACGTATATCAAATATATAAACAACAAATTAAACGTATACAGCAGTGATACGATAAGAGAAAATCACCCGTACAACAAGCCTATTTTCATTTACTGTTGAGTAATGTCGAATAATTGCAATGACTTTGTGTTTTTTATCCAATATTTACATACATCAACCTTGAAGCTCGCGAATGATTTGTCGATTGATGGTTTAGTCACCAGCGCTTAGAAGTAACGCTAACAGTGAGAATGcacttctttcctcttctttcttttcgggAAATATTGACCGACGGATaatatgttcaaatattttccagAATTTCCGTGACATAATGTACTAATTTTTGCAGAATTAAGCGAATAGAGGGAACGTGGATAAATCAATCGGAAAAGATAAAAACCAAATTATCCGAATCCCTTGAAAATCAAAGAGAGGTTCTATCGTCGTCTATTTTTTCATCTCTCTTTTTTTCCCCATCCACTGATTGTTTCGTCCTCGTTCGACTTCCGTACGCGATGTTTTTCACAGAGGCATGCGTTCGCCGGTCGTGCGTGAGACTACGTGCCAAGAATTACGCAACACGGACAATAATTTTGCTGGACGATACAACCATGATGCGGCAGAAACTGCGGAATCCCGGACCGAGTATGCCGGCTGAAAAACCCGTTGCGCTTCCGTTCCCGGAATTCCTGTTCGACGGTCCACGGCATTCTCCTGTTcctgaatttaattaactcacGGTCCATTTCGCGAATGCGGCCGCGCGGATCGCCCTCGAGGAATCATTGAAGGGAAGATAATGTTTTTACCGGCGAAATTGAGAACGCCTCGGAAGAAACTCGCGCCGCGCGCCGCACAGAAAATGAACCGCCTCCCAACGCAGTTCTGCTCTCTTCAGATACGGCTTTCTCCGCGCTTTTTGATTCGCCGTTATTGTTATTTCAGATTTTTAATTCGATCGATAGATCGATTGGCAAAGTTTCTCGCAACGGGCGGACATTTCTTTCTCGTATGCTTTTCGTCGATGGTTTAGGACGCTACACAAGGATCGTATAAGTATAATATATCGTATGGCGTATACATTAGCATAGAGATACTGCACggcgaattaaaaattatagaaaaataatcgAATGTTTATATAACGTATAAATATACACAATTTTCTTCGAAAGGAAGCTTTATTCtgcaaaattttattctcttcgATTCGTTTTATTTACGACGAATAACAATTTGCTCGATATTTCGTTCATACGGTGTTATTTAATGCGAAAATATTGCCGCACCTAACATAGTCGTGTTATATAGGAAAAGTTTGCAAAGTATTTTAATAACGATTCATTCTTGCTTTCGAAAGGGaagcaaatatttaagaaattacaAATGCATAGTTGCTCAACTTAATTTCACTCTATTAAGTGAAAAAtcgaattttcattatttccttGACAACGTTAAAGCCTGCCTTCGTATTTAATTTAATCATACTGTTACGTAACAAgcgaataatgaaataataactGTGAAAGAATTAACGTTAATTGACAAAGAAAACTTTCGTTTATTAAATAGCATAGTTTATTAAATGACAAtacctaaaataaaattaattttcaattctaAAAGGATATTCGATGTTGTAATACCGCGAATCATCAGATAATAGTCGATTCATCCTCCCAATAATTAAACCAGATAGTGCAATATACTTAAATTCGTGGTAGCTTTTACTGGttcgatgaaaaaaaaaaataccaaaACCACTAAATAATTTCAATGTCAAATACCATATACCGGCATCACTCACTTTTTCAAAAGCGGAACAGATTTCATTCTGGAAACCTATTAACCGAGGACCGTACTACAATGGAAAAGCAGTGACGCTACGATACAATTGAACGTCGTAATtacaaatttctattaaatattttcaacaaCACGGAATATTCAGAAGCaaattgaaacatttttatGCATCTCGTATGAAACAGGAAAGCGTTtgatcaaatatatttatacaagcAAATTAACTTGCGGAAATTGTAGATAGTAAAATCACTTTTGCTGTATAAATAAAGCAAAGTCAACGATCgcgataaattatttttacttcTAAATATCTGAAAGTATCCGCGTTTTTTAATTGCTTTCAATATTGTTTCAACGTGAAAAATCACTAACAACGTTGTACAGTCGGCCGTTTATATGCGAATTGTTAACTAAAAATTTGATAATTCAATCGGTCAATTTCGGTCGATCGTTCAATATCGAATACAGCATATTCAATTTATCGTGGTGATATTGTTTGAAACAGGCTTGAAATTGCACGCGAAGCTTACGAATCTTTCGGAGGAAATTTTCCGTACGGCTCGATCTACGTGGATGAATTCAATTCTGCCGCGCTATTCGTAATTAATCCGCGTCTTCCAAAAGAGCGTTCCGCATTCCCGGTATGGCCGTAACCACAAATGATTAGAGCTACATTTCCGGTGGCGTGGACGTGCGCGGCGACGTTAAATCGAAGGATTTGCGGTCTTCTTGGATCTCGGTATTTCCACGATGCATGCATCGCGAGAATCAGGTAGGTAACGAAGGAAAAGTGGGTCAACCAGTTTACAAGCTCGTGATCGATTCTCCTAGCCCGTGACCACGCTCTGCCATTGTATTGTGTATCGAACtattttctcaaaaacgaaGCAATCAATTTGTCGCATTGAGAATGTACTCCAATCGTCTGCGAGCTTCGCGGAACCCATTACGTACTGaaacgaatgaaatatttatttacacgcGCAAGATATTTAATGAcacttaaatattaaatattatatataaaatatattagagGATTCGTTAGAGCGAATTCATTGTCAGCAACGACAAAATGTACATAGCGTTAATTTTATGTAACACGACTGTAATTTCCTGTCTATTTTTAAACAAACCATTTGCAAGTCTACGATTATATTCTTGTTTGTTACATTAAATATCGTTGTCAATGACATGACACGAGCTAACTAATCTATATTTAATCGTAATAATTACCCTGCAAAACCTGATAACATGTACCTACGTAACACCTATATGTATCAACTTTATCGTTAGAAAAACACTTCTAACGTTTGAGAATATTATAGAGCAAAGTATTTTGCTGTATAGAATGTTACGACATAATAATACAGGATTTTAGATTCCTCGTTATAAAGGCTTGTAAAATGAAATTCATTAACGGTATATTATgttgtatttatataatatatttctatttatatctctatatttacgtatattttGTAGTATCGAATTCAAATACTTGAAAAtgttatgtattaaaaatttgtctTTTTCTCTGAacatctattaggttgtcctaaaagttgctttcgttttagaagaaaataatagatgcacaacattttttgttttaatgaaAACGAAACGTGCCCTACGATAGCCAAAAGACGATCGACGACATTTTAtagattaggtttcacgtttgtgtCGACGTAGCCAGATAAAGCAGCCAGATAAAGCAGATTTGCAGATAGCGAAAGACATTTttaggacaacctaatataatcgGTTTACTTTAGGTTtagttatttctttatttttgaaaCCTTCGAGTTTGCATTCAAGGCTGAACAGAAGTACTTTCACCTCGAGCGACCagtttaatttatttgaaatacatTTGAAATACTCCTGAGGAATATTTCTCATTATGTTTCGCAAAATAAAGCCGAACAGCATGATAGAATTTTAAAAAGCTAAGTTTATTACGGAAGAAGGATTTGATTCGTAAAATAATcctttacgttacatgggattgCATCGTTGCATTAGGCAGAGAAATACTAGATTATTTCAAAGTCATCCGGTGTATGAATAAGAGCAAATGAAACAATAGTTACATCACCAAGTAAAATGACATTACATTTTATATCCCTGTTTATCCTTAAAATGAAAACGAAAATGTATTCTGTAAGCAAATGTAACAATTCGTGCAATATCAAAAaacttttaataataaatcaatatcaTATTAATCATAAAAGTTTATGGATAAAAGTTACATATTTTTCTTGATAATTTAATTCTTGATAATTAATTCTTGGCAACACATTCTATTCAATATGCTAGTTTcaggattattattattttgtcacGATGAGATGagaatatttttatctattttataatCGCCCAACTTCTTCAAACgctttctaaataaattttcttaaatacTTCGAACAGCTTCTAACAGTGTATCGTTTATTTCGGTCTGTCCGGTACATACTAAATTCTAACGAAATCTAACGATCTGAAAGTACGACAAATATCGAAGAGGAGAAGCAAAGGAGGTGATACCTCCATACTCGTAACAAGTTGAAACCGGTTGAGCCTGCGCAGCGCTCTCTTATTCGCTACTTGAAAAGGAGGACATATGGTAGATACGCTGGCATTTATAAAGAGACTGGAGAGCTAACTCCTTTAGATAGCTCGCAGTTATCTGGTAGTATACCATTGGGAAACTCGTATTTGAATTTACTTTACTCGTCTTCGTTTATCTGCCACATATCATCCTTGTTTTCGTCGTCCGAAGATCCGACTATAACCGGTACGAAGTTTCATGGACAGTGCTTTCAGTTTTTGATTTAACGTTGATCTTAATTGTCAATTGTGTTTTTGCCGAATAAAGTAGAATCCCATTGTTGTACAGCTATTGCTTGAGAGTGAAGTTCGATATGTCATTTTGCTACACGATTATCGATTTGGTGCATGGTGGAGATAACCAGACAA
Proteins encoded in this region:
- the LOC117160516 gene encoding glutathione S-transferase 1-1-like yields the protein MPIDLYGLVYSPPCRSVLLLAKAIGVHLNLKTVSPMNGEHMKPDFLKLNPQHVIPTIDDNGFILCESRPIMGYLASKYAKNDSLYPKDPKKRGMVDQMLYFDAGSLHENMIKCYYPVALHGAHSLNEEDVQAVEKSCELLNTYLENREFVAGDTLTIADFAIHTTICILLCFDFDIGRYDNVAAWYNRCKQLLDKFGFEDVHAPGTKMFTELYQANLGKSS